A genomic segment from Tuwongella immobilis encodes:
- a CDS encoding serine/threonine-protein kinase, whose amino-acid sequence MASHPEDPRDRTHHTDIQPVTRESAESEAGRETPLMVPSLQRLPTSLIPGYELLHEIGRGGMGIVYQARHLESQQLVAIKLVPSHQHTFALDRQRFQIEIETMSRIQHPNIVRLHESGEIHSLPYMVMEHCPHGSLQTRIEHGPMPAHEAAKMMAAIAQGVQCAHDAGVIHRDLKPANILMGVNLIPKVADFGLARRIDSADQVTRKGAIIGSLSYMAPEQAAGHAHDATAQTDIYALGAMLYTLLIGQPPFRGENDWETLERIMQVDPPPLRSLKPQIPEDLAAICHHCLEKQPLKRYRSAEDLARDLEAFLANAPISVRPLPPMQRLIRAARAYPRSVISGTLVCLTMMLISLGLNWNVQRAELLVSRVHDEQLPVLDDCANLRFRAERLVHPLRLAIADSRPDQRPHWHQLASQQLQHFNESLNALAARNAEPRAVIQELAIRNQRLIQYESHAWSAIMANRLEQARAIVNSPEYISEQLQFRNQLHQFTDQLRRKRTQVVEDVRSETQQFRLGAAVLAAIPIMIILVGIVVLLRMFRR is encoded by the coding sequence ATGGCATCCCACCCCGAAGATCCACGCGACCGCACGCACCACACGGACATTCAGCCCGTGACGCGGGAGTCGGCGGAGTCGGAAGCGGGCCGCGAGACACCGTTGATGGTGCCTTCGCTGCAACGGCTTCCGACGTCGCTAATTCCCGGTTACGAGTTGCTGCACGAAATTGGCCGTGGCGGAATGGGCATCGTCTATCAGGCCCGGCATTTGGAATCGCAGCAACTGGTGGCCATCAAATTGGTCCCATCGCATCAGCACACCTTCGCGTTGGATCGCCAGCGGTTTCAGATCGAAATCGAAACCATGTCCCGGATTCAACATCCGAATATCGTTCGCTTGCACGAATCCGGCGAGATTCACTCGTTGCCATATATGGTGATGGAACATTGCCCGCATGGCAGCTTGCAGACGCGCATCGAACATGGGCCGATGCCCGCGCATGAGGCGGCGAAGATGATGGCGGCCATTGCCCAAGGTGTGCAGTGTGCCCATGATGCGGGGGTGATCCACCGCGATTTGAAGCCCGCCAATATCCTCATGGGTGTGAATCTGATTCCGAAGGTGGCGGACTTCGGTCTCGCCCGGCGGATCGATTCCGCCGATCAGGTCACCCGCAAAGGGGCGATTATCGGGTCGCTTTCGTACATGGCCCCGGAACAAGCCGCCGGGCATGCCCACGATGCGACTGCCCAGACCGATATCTATGCCCTGGGGGCGATGCTGTACACGCTGCTCATTGGGCAACCTCCGTTTCGGGGTGAGAATGATTGGGAAACGCTCGAACGGATTATGCAGGTCGATCCGCCGCCGTTGCGGTCGTTGAAACCGCAGATTCCCGAAGATTTGGCCGCGATTTGTCATCATTGTTTGGAAAAACAACCGTTGAAGCGGTATCGGTCGGCCGAGGATTTGGCCCGTGATTTGGAGGCGTTCCTGGCCAACGCGCCGATTTCCGTGCGACCGTTGCCCCCCATGCAGCGACTGATTCGGGCCGCGCGTGCGTATCCGCGAAGTGTCATTTCTGGGACGCTTGTCTGCTTGACGATGATGCTGATTTCGCTGGGCCTGAACTGGAACGTGCAGCGTGCCGAGTTACTCGTGTCGCGGGTGCATGATGAGCAGTTGCCGGTATTAGACGATTGTGCCAATCTGCGATTCCGGGCCGAGCGGTTGGTGCATCCGTTGCGGTTGGCGATTGCGGATTCCCGGCCCGATCAACGTCCGCATTGGCACCAGCTCGCTAGTCAGCAATTGCAGCATTTCAACGAATCGCTGAATGCGCTCGCGGCGCGGAATGCGGAGCCGCGTGCCGTCATTCAGGAACTGGCGATTCGCAATCAACGGTTGATTCAGTACGAATCTCATGCGTGGTCCGCGATTATGGCCAATCGATTGGAGCAGGCGCGGGCGATTGTGAATTCCCCGGAATACATCAGCGAACAACTGCAATTTCGCAACCAACTTCATCAATTCACGGACCAATTGCGGCGGAAACGCACTCAGGTGGTGGAGGATGTCCGCTCGGAAACCCAGCAATTTCGTCTGGGGGCGGCAGTGCTGGCGGCCATCCCCATCATGATTATCCTGGTCGGCATTGTCGTGTTATTGCGGATGTTTCGGCGGTGA
- a CDS encoding endonuclease/exonuclease/phosphatase family protein — MARWLPVGLMAVLLLGPTPVRAGQLVVACWNVENLFDTVDDPKVELDEEYTPTAEKKWTPERLKRKLKNLAGVIRSMNDGKGPDVLGLGEIENRLVLEMLVTELAPLNRDYRIVHQDSPSDRGIDTAILYDAKVAKLLASTFVFIDADKTRDSTFAELEVAGQKLVVSMNHWPSRGNPEPARITAAQTVRKRIDAMLKDDPNTAIIVMGDLNDEPTNVSIRDHLKAVTDPAARTGDQLLNTAKELPSGIKGTYVYQNKWEFIDHLIVSPGLLRPTGLRWKAGSTVPYVTPEQIFTPNNPNQIPRPNRSYTGNNYHATGISDHLPVIATFEY, encoded by the coding sequence ATGGCCCGTTGGCTGCCGGTTGGGTTGATGGCGGTGCTGCTGTTGGGGCCCACTCCCGTGCGGGCGGGCCAACTCGTTGTCGCCTGTTGGAATGTCGAAAATTTATTCGATACCGTCGATGATCCGAAAGTCGAATTGGACGAAGAATACACCCCGACCGCGGAAAAGAAGTGGACCCCCGAACGGCTCAAGCGCAAGCTGAAAAATCTCGCCGGGGTGATTCGCTCCATGAACGACGGCAAAGGGCCGGACGTGCTGGGGTTGGGCGAAATCGAAAATCGGCTGGTGCTGGAAATGCTCGTCACCGAGTTGGCCCCGCTGAACCGCGATTATCGCATTGTGCATCAGGATTCCCCCAGCGATCGCGGGATTGATACCGCGATTCTCTACGATGCCAAAGTGGCCAAACTGCTCGCCTCCACATTCGTGTTCATCGATGCGGATAAGACCCGCGATAGCACCTTTGCCGAGTTGGAAGTGGCGGGGCAAAAGTTGGTCGTTTCGATGAATCACTGGCCGTCACGGGGCAATCCCGAACCGGCCCGCATCACCGCTGCGCAAACCGTTCGCAAGCGAATTGATGCGATGCTGAAAGACGATCCGAATACGGCCATCATCGTCATGGGGGATCTCAACGATGAGCCGACCAATGTGTCGATCCGCGATCATCTCAAAGCGGTGACCGACCCGGCGGCCCGTACCGGCGATCAACTGCTGAACACGGCCAAGGAACTGCCCAGTGGTATCAAAGGGACGTATGTGTACCAGAATAAATGGGAGTTCATCGATCATCTGATCGTCTCGCCGGGGTTGTTGCGTCCCACGGGGTTGCGGTGGAAAGCGGGTTCGACGGTGCCGTATGTCACGCCCGAGCAGATCTTTACGCCGAATAATCCCAATCAAATTCCGCGTCCGAATCGCAGTTACACGGGCAATAACTATCATGCGACGGGGATTTCCGATCACCTGCCGGTGATTGCGACGTTCGAGTATTGA
- a CDS encoding phosphoenolpyruvate hydrolase family protein — translation MSFFTREQCLERLRAQVSQGKPIIGGGAGTGLSAKCSEAGGIDLIIIYNSGRFRMAGRGSLSGMMPYGDANAIVMDMAHEVLPIVQNTPVLAGVCGTDPFRVMKLFLRQVQAAGFSGVQNFPTVGLIDGMFRQNLEETDMGFGKEVDMIREAHALGLLTCPYVFNPEEAAAMAQAGADVLIPHMGLTTKGSIGAKTALTLAESAERVQAMHDAAKKVNPDVLVLCHGGPISEPEDAQYILDHTHGIVGFFGASSVERLPTEVAITGCVREFKSIRFRK, via the coding sequence ATGAGCTTCTTCACACGCGAACAATGTCTGGAACGCTTGCGTGCCCAGGTCAGCCAAGGCAAGCCGATCATCGGCGGTGGCGCGGGCACGGGATTGTCCGCGAAATGCTCCGAAGCTGGCGGAATCGATCTCATCATTATCTACAATTCCGGGCGATTCCGGATGGCGGGGCGCGGCTCCCTCTCCGGTATGATGCCGTATGGCGATGCTAACGCGATTGTCATGGACATGGCCCACGAGGTGCTGCCGATTGTCCAGAACACGCCCGTGCTGGCCGGCGTCTGCGGGACCGATCCATTCCGCGTGATGAAATTGTTTCTGCGGCAAGTGCAAGCGGCGGGGTTTAGCGGCGTGCAAAACTTCCCCACCGTCGGGTTGATCGACGGCATGTTCCGTCAGAATCTCGAAGAAACGGACATGGGCTTTGGCAAAGAAGTGGACATGATCCGCGAAGCGCATGCACTCGGGCTGCTGACGTGCCCGTATGTGTTCAATCCGGAAGAAGCGGCAGCCATGGCCCAAGCCGGGGCAGACGTGCTGATTCCGCATATGGGGTTGACCACCAAGGGGAGCATTGGCGCGAAGACGGCGTTGACCTTGGCCGAATCCGCGGAGCGCGTGCAAGCGATGCACGATGCCGCCAAGAAGGTCAATCCGGATGTGTTGGTGCTCTGCCATGGCGGACCTATTTCCGAACCGGAAGATGCGCAATACATTTTAGATCATACCCATGGAATCGTTGGATTCTTTGGTGCTTCGAGTGTCGAACGACTTCCGACGGAAGTGGCAATTACCGGTTGTGTGCGAGAATTTAAGAGCATTCGATTCCGCAAGTAA